Below is a genomic region from Vitis riparia cultivar Riparia Gloire de Montpellier isolate 1030 chromosome 5, EGFV_Vit.rip_1.0, whole genome shotgun sequence.
TGTCACAGCCAAGGAAACTTTCTTACAAAATACTTTTACTTTCTCATCTCCCCTAACATTTCCCTGGAAAACATTCAGCAACAAAGTTGAAGTACCTTGAGAGAACGGTGAGGATCAAAAAGGGCTTTTTGGAGATGACAGAGACGAAGAGGGAGAGGGAAGGCCCTAGGGAAATCAAGGCGTAGCCGATCCCTGCTGTGACTGTCATGTGGATTTTCTCAGGGGTGGGAAACTAGAGGTGATTTTCCCACCAATCAAACACCGAAAATGGAAACTTCTATATGAAGAATTATTTATTGATCACTGCTTTGATGAAAGTGTAAGGGTTTGGGTCAACTCAAAAGTCACGTGACTCAGCGCATTCAAAATAGAGTTCtcgtttataaaaaataaataaataaataaataaaaataaaaaatcattttgaaaaaaataaaaaataaaaaataaaaaaataaaaaaataaataaaccaagtCAGAGACTGTAAACTGAGAACCGCACTGGATCGAAGATTCGGCCTTGTAGGGTCGTCTTCACTGTTAAAGTTCTGAAGCTTCACCTCGAGACCTCGAATCGAAGATGGAGTGGAAGGAGGAAGGCGAGAAACGTCCTCTAAGCCAGCGGCCGGAATGGTCGGACGTCACTCCGGTCCCGCAAGACGACGGTCCGAATCCGGTAGTCCCCATCGCCTACAAGGACGACTTCACTGAAACCATGGACTACTTCCGAGCCGTCTACTTTGCTGACGAACGATCTCTCCGTTCTCTTCACGTTACCGCCGAAGCCATCCACATGAACGCCGGCAATTACACGGTAACTCTCTCAAACCTTGATTTTGATTTCgcggaaaatttatttttggaaaatgaagcAATTGGAAGAATTGCTTCTCGAGTAGAAGCGGTGGTGTGGGTGTAAATTTTTGAGGAATTAGAGGTGATATTGGTTGGAATCATGCTGAATTCTCAATCCGCTCATCGGAATTGATTTGCCGAACACTCACATAACATGAATGCCCATTCGTGATCTTGTTACTGTGAGTGTCGGCAAATCAGTTCGGCGAGCTGACTGGGGCACCAAGTACCAAGTGTTTTCCTCATTCGCAGAATTACTTTGTTGTAACTCCGCTCTAAAGCCTGCTATACATCCTCAGACCAACCAGTATAGGGCTGAGCAGGGATGAGATCCTGGCATGCATGGCAGATCAGGCCAGGGCAAGGATGGATCCTAAAAGCCACAATGAGAATAGGATCTTAGCAATGGGGCAAGGGATGGGATCATAGTAGTGGGGTGGGTGCATCTCCTTCATTGCATGCTCAAAATTGTTAATGCCCTCGGAAAAGGTTAGGGTTGGTGCTAGAAAGAATCTTGGATTAGAAGTTGTTGAAGCTTCCGAGCCATTTCTGGATTCATTTACTTCATCCACATGCTCCATCACCTGTATTAAAATTATCTggactagattttttttttttttttttttttatgagaaacaacaaagtgatatattaattttgtaaataagaAATACAATaggaggatgagaaatcctcctaCAAACAAGAACTAGACATAAGAAATACCAAAAACCATAAACCATAAGGTAATTACAAAAGCAAACTCTCCTTGCTAACCCACACCGTTGGAACTACACACTACTAACCAATCCAGTTGAATCACACCACTAACCAAAATTATCTTGACTACATTTGTAGAGGCTTTTGTGTTGCTGTTGAGAAATATGGCAGATGATAGCAGTATGAATGGATTTTTTTGTTTAGGGAGAAAGAAATGGCCTGCAATTTCATGTAGCATATGACAGATGGCACCCTGCAAAGTGGTTTGTTTTCAAGTGATGAAATTGCTGGTTTTGGGATGATGAGGAGATGCCTTTTGTTGAGTGTTAAGGTTGTGATTTGTGAATGGTTAAAATAATACTGTTATTGATTGAACAAATAAAGTCAAGCTATAGATTTACTTCCTATCCAGAACAGAGCAGGGTGGGGCTGATAAAATCCTATGTCGGCTTGACCCTGAtggttttagaaaaatttataatCTGCCCCTTCCCTGATTATAATGTTCCCAAACCATATTAGTAGCAGAAGGGAGGGATGGGGTGAGTTGCTTGGAAACTCATCCCTATTGTCATCCATGTACTTTTCATGTCCTAGTAATGTGAGTTTTGGCTTCATGAGTAGGCAATTAATCGTAAGCGATCATCAATAAGCCCAAATGATTAGATTATAAGGTTGGCGAAACAATATATCTCAACTTGACAATTAACCCAAATGATTAGATTATAAGGTTGGCGAACAATACATCTCAACCTGACAAATACCCAACACCTTGCCTCATTTACGACCTTCCTCCCTCACAAATGGGCTTGGTAAATAGGTGGGGTGGGGGGTTAGTAACAGGACAGAGTGGTTTTAAGCTATGATCTCCAAGAACCAAAGCTTCGATACTACGTTGAAATACCAATTAATCCAAAAGGTTAAGATGATGGGTAATAGAACAACAATATATATCGAGTTGATTGACACTCGGCTTGTAATTGGATAACTATGTCTTGCATACTCCTTTTTGTAATATGGCATTCTTCTCAGAGTTGGTGTTGTTAACTTCTGGTTTTTATGTACATGCACACAAATGTTTGTGCATATAAAGTagcatattattttaattgtgtaattaaaattatttaaatttcagcTTCTTTGAGTACTTAAATAAGAGTTCTTGAAATATTAAATGATTGATGTGTCTTTAGATAAATTATTTGTCAAGAATTGGGGTTTATTAACTCACATACCGATttcatcttcatcattttcGAATAATATGAAGaacatttttagaaattagATATGAGGCTTCCTTCTGGTGTTTTAGCTCATACTTGCAGCAACTTTGGAATTCTCCAAAAGACAGCTAGATTTTGTTTAACACTTAGATGTGAAAGCCTTATAGGTGCAAGAAGCTagagatatttttatatatgaattgtACAAggaaatttatggttaaaagtaaaccatatatatatataatttttttcctatttttttgataggaaattaatagaatttatttatcaaaaaaaaaaaaaaaaccatgaacaTTGGCATTGGTGTATATTAGTCTCAGACAGCTTTAATGACATAGGGGAGTGTTTGGTCAGTTTTCAGTTCAGAAGAAGCTTCTTCAAAGCCTCATTGGTTGTATTTTAAGGATTTGAGGCTGATAAACGTTTGTTCTTATTTGTAGGTATGGCATTTTAGGCGCCTAATACTTGAGGCACTTAATGCTGACTTGCATGAGGAACTGAATTTCATCAAAAAGGTGGCCAATGGTAACCCCAAAAACTACCAGATATGGTGAGCTGCAGTATCAATACAACTAATGTCATTTATATTTTCCATTCTCCCTCTCCACATCCCCACCCCCTGGCTTTGTGAGGGAACAAATAAGGAGCTTCTACTTGATGAGAGCTTCTCAAATGAGATGTTACAATCCTGCACCAGGTCAATTGtttatagaaattattttgttaaatggATTCTGTGAAATCCAAACCATAGTTTGTCCTTGAAAGCTAGAGATGGTGATGGTAGAAGTTTAAAACACTAAACATGCTATCATGGAGGTTACTGctgaaatttcaatttagcTTCCATTATGTCTCATGGATGCCCTTGGAAATTCATCACCTGACTTTCTACATCTTTCTCAGTGTGGCTTGAGGTACCAATAAAATTCCAGTCTTATTTATGGTCGATGGATCATCCATTCAAGGACTCTTTCTGTTTCTCTTTGTAATGCCTTCATGATTCCATTAGATACTTAAGTCATCATTCTAGAACTTTagctttagaattttttttctctttcattattATTGTATATTAATTGATGCTTTTTTATGAAAGAACTattctttgaatttgtttttccttctgtTATCTCTACAAATTCCATCTTTGCACGTTTTCCATACATGCTTGTTTGGTATGCCAAAGTTCTCGTCAGCTAGTAACTTGGGCTGTTCTTTTAATTGCCCCCAGTCAGCTAACGATGCTACAGACTATTTAGCAAAACGTGAGCTGAGCAGAGGGTTTATTTAATAAGGGATTTTTGTATGCCCTTGAGTTGTATATTCTTTCTGAATTTTGTGCATGTTCTTGTTTCATCCTTAATCTGTATAGCTACCTTGCTACTCTTGTAGCTGTATGgtatttctcccatttctttttttaccatcctttgtatttttagaaGGATTATTCATCCTTCActtgtatttgaaaatttatgtcaataaattgtttatttCTGGTAAAAAAGTTACTTGCAACCTTTTTCAAGTTAGAAGGATATATCAAAATGGAGTTGTTTGGAGTTCTCTGGTTAACTGCTTGCAGCCAACTTTCAAGTCAATTCcaagtttttgtgtttttcagtCTATTTTTACTCTCCCCAATTTACCCAATGGATTGATCTTGGTGATAGATATCGTAGGCGTTGTCTGGAGTTCTCTGTTTAACTGCTTCCGGCCAACTTTCAAGTCGATTCctagtttttgtgtttttcagtCTATTTTTACTCTCCCAGTGTACCCTATGGATTGATCTTGGTGATAGATATTGTAGGCATCATCGGCGCTGGGTTGCTGAGAAATTGGGAAGTGATGCTACGAGTAAGGAACTTGACTTCACTAAGAAGATACTCTCCCTTGATGCTAAAAATTACCATGCATGGTCCCATAGGCAGGTATATTTGGTCTCCTGTCTCCTCTCCTCTGTTAGGCTAAATTTTTTGTGCAACTCTCCTGTTTCTTAATCATCAGAAAGTCTAATTTGCTTTCAGCACCATTTGTCCCACCTCTGTTAATTTTTTAAGGCAAAATTGGAAACTGAACATAAGTGTTCAAATGCAGTGGGTTCTTCAGGAACTAGGAGGATGGGAAGATGAACTTGCCTATTGTAAGCAGCTCCTTGAAGATGACATTTTTAACAATTCTGCTTGGAATCAGGTATGTTTCAATACTGTGCGCCTTtagatcttaaaaaaaaaaaatgacagtGATAAAGTGGGGTTTTCTGACTAAAAACGATATAAGATGGGTAAACCGAGGTATTAATGCAGTGGGTGAAGTTTCTATACTCTCATTTTCAATCTCttgtaataaaaattgaaagatttGTTAGGTGATTATATCCATTTTATCAATGGATGAAACACAAGCAGTAAAAAAGGTGTCAATGGATGGAAAGTTAGCAATCATCTGATTAGATCCAATTTTGATGTTACTCGACATTGTTATGCCTTGTTTGATTTAAAGATTCATGAATTATATGAACATTTTACATTCAGCTATACAACTTCGTCAAATGAGTATCACaaatattatgaataattatgAAGTATACACaggatttcttgaatttttgtgTCAATTCTGTTAGGCATGTTGGTTTCTTATACACAAATTAATTCCTAGTTCTAGATTCTgaattataatttcaaattctttcccAAGTTCCACTATTTTCGTAACATTTCCTGAAGTTCAAATTTATCACTGCATCAAATGGCTTCTCTTTCTAATCAGTCATGAAATTTTGCCCAGATGCTGTAGACATGCATGATGTGTCCTATGTCATTCTACAAATAAAACCTTTCTTTGTGATGTTGAAATAATTATCTGTTGCAGAGATATTTTGTTATAACAAAATCTCCCTTCCTGGGAGGCCTGGAAGCCATGAGAGAGTCTGAAGTGAATTACACTGTTGGAGCCATTATAGCCAAACCTGAAAATGAAAGCCCATGGAGATACCTCCGAGGCCTTTATAAAGATGACGCCCAATCTTGGGTAAATGATCCTCAAGTCTCGTCTGTGTGTTTGACGGTTTTGAGTGCCAAACGAAACACAGTGTTTGCCCTGAGCACACTGTTGGATCTTCTGTGTCATGGTTTCCAACCAAGCCAAGACTTCATCAATGCCGTGGACGCACTGAAGACCCCAGACTTGGATCAGTCTGATTCCAACTTGGCAACAGCGGTCTGTTCAGTCTTGGGACACATGGATCCAATGAGGGTAAACTATTGGGCATGGCGCAAGAACAAGCTCCCTGCTCAAACAGCTTAGGATCAGGGCAGGCAAAGGATGTGCTGTGATTGTGATTTTCCCCTATCCCTTGATGTGCTGTTTTGGCCATCTAAGTTCTCGTGGTCTGTATGTTGTATGAGTTTACAAACCCAACTCCATGCTGAGCAACTCCATGCTGAGCAATAATTGCCATCTATCTGGAACATCAACAGCTTATGTTTACTCTTGTTTCAACTACTGACACATTTTTACCAGGGCATGTTTTTGTCATCATAATGAATGTTAATTTTGATCTTTCGATTACTAATTACAATGTTGGTTGACAAAACAAATTCTCCAAATCTGCATTGTTTCTATTCCCTCCCATCAAAACAGAAATGGCTTTTTCGCCTAAACAATGAAGGATGGAGAGCACAAAAATGGGACCTTTCATTACACATTGTAAGAAACCAACATATCAAAGCTTCTCGTCTGTACCAGGCTTCTTCATCTTGGATGATGGGCTCTGTGCCTCCTTGAATGCAGATGGGCAGAGATCGCTTACACCACACACTCCACAGCGAGGTCTGAGAGGAGTGCATATTGTCTGTCCAAATCCCACCTATATTGTTCAAATTTCAACACACGAAATGCAGTGTTAGATGTTAGATTGGCACAAACATTCTGATTCACATTACCATAAAATTTCACTTAAAAAGGGAGGGCATTGCAGTAGACCTCTTGCAGATGCCAAAATGGAAATTGcataaaaagatgttttctagGCCACTTCTAGAACTTTTACCACCGGGGTATTTGCTATGCAGAAGATACCCCAATTTAGTCCAAACGATGGCAAGTCTTGATCCCTCCTGTCCAATTACCATTGCATGTTAACATCCTACTTGATAACCATCCATGTTTTATGTGCATATAAGACCTTTTTTTTAGGATATATTAGAACTTTGCAACCTCTTACATACCATAAAACTCGAGCCAAGAGAGCTAGAGCTCAGCTCATTGGTTCACAATTATCCCAATTCCCTTCCTTTCACAGTGCACAACTACTTGTTCACTTATATACAGTACTGGATTTGCCAATGCATTCATCCATATTCTGTGTACTACAGTGTTTATCACTTAGATTAACCCACCACAACACATTTTCCAGAGGAACTGTTCAAAGAAATGTGGTTGAAAGAAGAGGGTTGCGTCTCTCAGACGACAAATTTTGCAGAGGGGCTACGAGGTAGCATCAGGGGTAATGAGTGCTACAGTAGGGAGCTTCTTCCTCGGGCACGCTATCGGTGCTCAAGTAAAAGCATGGCGGCCAAAAGGGAGAAAGGAAGGGAAGGGAGCAGATTGGGCTTAATAGAAGATAATTTTCTTGGGCCCATAGTGCCTGAGATTTCAATTAAAGCCCATCCAGCAAGGGCCCAAAGAGGGAGAAGGAGTCGTGGGCTGCAAGCTGGCCCAGATGCCCCTCAAGCCCATGACGCAGCGGCATCATCTTCTTCTCTCCAGCGCGTGGGCTCCTCTGCAAAAGCGACCACGCAGCTATGTTCAGTCGATGAGAGGGCCGACGTCGAGGTAATACTTGGAGAGGATGGTCGGGCCGATGAGTTACAGGCCCAGACTTTATCCAACCCTAGCCCGCTTTCAGAAACAGAAGACGATTGTTACGGGCGTCGGACTGTGGGCTATAAGTCAATAGGCCGGTCGGGGTTGGGCCAATTTCTAGGAGGTTCGAGGTCCTCTGGCATAAAAGGTAGGCCTCGAGAGGAAGAAAGCGCAGCGAGGAAGGGGAAAGCTCCACTGGTTCAGATGGAAGTCTTCACGCAAGGGGAAAAGACGACGGATTCAAGGAAGATGTGGTCCAAAACCTTCCTTCCAAGCGCGGCTCGCCGTCTTGGACAACGGAGTAGCAGCGAGCCTCTTCCCCTACGGAACGCAGCGCCTCGTCGCGAAGCTCGCAATCTGGGAGTGGACGGCGGGTTGGGATCTCAAGTCAGAGACAGTCCCATCTTCCGTTGTCTTCTGCCTAGGAAATGCAACAGCTGGTCAAAGGAAGAGAGCTCGACGTCAAGTGGAGAGATGGACCCGCGAAAATCCCAAATCGAAGACGACAAAGAAGGATTTACGGGCCGAGCGGGGTACGATCCTTGTGGTTCTTCAGTCACGGTATCACCTTCTATTCCAAGAACCAGAGGTAAGGGAATCATTTTGGGAGAAAATTGTGAAATTCCGGGAGTGGAAAACTTGGAGGAAAGTCTGCCTTTTTCTTCTCAGCCACCCGAgccttattcttcttctttctgtAATCTGGAAAAGACTCTACCGGGTCCCTCTGGTCCTCATCTCCCAAATTCAGAATTTTTTTCCCAGTCTCCTTCGGTAAATCaaggtaaaattaaaatttttcctGAAATAGGTGATGTTGGCCCTTTAAATTTTGATGGCATCCCTGTCCATGTTGAGGAGGAGAATCAGAGAGCTGTTTTTGACCAGATGTCCGAGAGATCTACCCCTGGGAAGTCTTCTAACCTGATGTCAGGCAGTCCGGGGGTTAATGTGGCATCCCCACCGGAAGACTTTCTTATCGATGGCCTGTCCcctaggaaaatggctaaagtgcGAGAGGTTCTATGCTCTCTGGACATTAAGGTGTACTCTAGGAGGAAGAATAGAGGCCCATAGGCGTTTGAATCCAGGTGGATTTGGTTTGGAGGGTTAGGGCCTGAgtgtttttccatgaaaatcaTCAGTTGGAATGTTAGGGGTTTGGGTTCGAGTATTAAGCGTAGGGTGATTAAAGATTTCCTTAGGTCAGAGAATCCGGAtgttgtgatgattcaggaaacaaaaaaggagaagTGTGACAGAAGGCTAGTGGGCAGTGTCTGGACGGTCAGAAATAAGGATTGGGTTATTCTCCCAGCGTGTGGGGCATCAGGAGGGATTTTGTTCATTTGGGACTCAAAAAAGTTGTGCAAGGAGGAAGTGGTATTAGGCTCTTTCTCAATATCGGTCAAGTTTGCCTTGGAGGGCTGTGGATCTCTTTGGATTTCTGCAGTTTATGGTCCAAATAGTCCctcacttaggaaggatttttgggtggaactTCATGACATTTATGGTCTAACTTTTCCGTTGtggtgtgtgggcggtgattttaatgtcataaggagaagtaCAGAAAAATTGGGGGGCTCTAGACTAACTTCAAGCATGAGggactttgatagttttattagagAATGTGAAATGCTTGATCCACCTCTTCGGAACGcatcattcacttggtcaaatatgcaagaGTCTCCCGTGTGTAAGAGATTAGACCGTTTTCTTTACTCAAACGAGTGGGGGCAGCTCTTTCCCCAAGGCATTCAAGAAACCCTTATCAGAAGGACCTCGGATCATTGGCCAATTGCTTTGGATACCAACCCGTTCATGTGgggcccaacaccttttagatttgagaacatgtggttgcaacatcctagtttcAAGGAGAATTTTAGAATCTGGTGGAGGGGTTTTCAAGGAAACGGATGGGAAggccacaagttcatgaggagattacaatttgttaaagccaaattgaaggaatggaataagaattcttttggagagcttaatgaaaagaaaaaaagtatcctCAAGgatttagctaactttgacGCCATTGAGCAGGATGGGGGTCTCACCTCTGAATTGTTAGATCAAAGAGccttaagaaaaggggagctagaggaattaattttgagggaggaaatccattggagacaaaaagctagggtgaaatgggttaaggaaggggattgcaactctaagttttttcataaagtggctaatggcaggcgaaataggaaatatatcaagACTTTGGAAAATGAGAGGGGCTTAGTGTTGAATAATGCCGAGAGaatcacagaggagatcttactttactttgaaaatcTCTATGCGAGTCCTATAGGAGAGTCTTGGAGtattgaaggattagattggtcccctatttcgGAAGAGAGCGCGATAAGTTTGGATGcccctttcactgaagaagagatttctaaagCCGTTTTTCAGATGGATAGGGACAAGGCTCCGGGGCCTGATGGATTTACTATTGCAGTATTCCAAGactgttgggatgtgattaaggaggatttagtgagagtgtttgcagaatttcataggagcggagttatcaatcaaagcactaatgcctctttcattgttcttttGCCCAAAAAGAGTAcgacaaagaaaatctcagattttagacccattagtttgatcactagtctctataagataatagccaaagtgctctcaGGGCGTCTTAGAGGGGTTTTACATGAaaccatccattctactcaaggcgcttttgttcaagggagacaaataatGGATGCGGTTCTCATAGCAAATGAGATAGTAGATGAGAGAAgacgatcaggggaggaaggtgtcgtctttaaaattgactttgaaaaggcttatgatcaCGTAAGGTGGGATTTTTtagatcaagtgttggagaagaaggggttcagtcctaaatggagaaaatggatgagtggatgtTTGTCATCGGTATCTTATGCAGTATTGGTGAATGGTAGCGCTAAaggttgggttaaggcatcgagaggattaagacaaggcgaccctttatccccctttttgtttactttagtagCAGATGCATTGAGTAGGATGCTTTTGAGAGCAGAGGAGAGAAATatgttggagggtttcagggtgggtagaaacagaactagggtttctcatttgcaatttgccgatgacaccatctttttttctaacactagggaggaagacttgcagactctcaagagtcttttgttagcttttgggcatatttctgggcttaaggtcaatctagacaagagtaatatttatggTATCAATTTGGATCAAGCTCATATTTCAAGATTGGCTGAGACACTTGAATGCAAGGCTTCAGGCTGGCCTATActctatctgggtcttcctttgggagggaaccccAGGGCAGGGGGAttttgggatcctgtgattgagagaatttcaAGAAGATTAGATGGATGGCAAAAGGCATACCTATCATTCGGAGGGAGGATAACTCTcatccaatcttgccttacccaTATGCCCTGTTACTTTCTGTCTTTATTTAAGTTACCTGCTTCAGTCgctgcaaaaatcgagaggttgcagagggattttttatggcagggattggggaaggcaaaagggaTCATTTAGTCAGGTGGGATGTCGTGTGTAAACCGAAGGaaatagggggtttgggttttgggaatatttctatgaggaatctcgctcttttagggaaatggctgtggaggtaccctagagagggttcagctctttggcatcaggtcatacttagcatttatggttcacactccaatggttgggatgctaacacattagtcagatggtcacaccgctgtccttggaaggctattactcaagtctttcaggagttttcctcgtttactcggtttgtggtaggaaatggggaaagaattcggttttgggaagatttgtggtggggggaccaacctttgggttCTCAATATCCAAgtctatttagagtagtcttggataaaaacatacctatttcttcagttctcggtcctactcgtcctttctcttggaatttaaatttccgTCGTAATCTgtcagattctgagatagaggacttagaaggcctcatgcgatCTCTCGATGGATTGCATTTATCTCCTTTGGTTCCAGATGCCAGATTTTGgcccttatcttcttcagggcttttttcagttaaatctttctttctagctttatcccaattttctggatctcctcaggtttttccttctaagttcgtttggaattctcaagttcctttcaaagtgcaGTCCTTcatctggttagtggcacacaagaaggtgaatactaatgacatgctacaagtgagaagaccctacaaagcccttagtccggatatttgtattctgtgcatgaagcatggggaatcagctgatcatatttttcttcattgctccttgacgattgggttgtggcacaggctatttcagttagctaagatggattgggtcccccGAGGAGCATCCTTGACATGATGcacatcaaatttaatggattTGGTTCGTCTAAGAGGGGGATAGCCTTGTGGCAAGCGGCAAGCACCGCTCTTATTCggattgtgtggtgggaaagaaatgcgaggatttttgaggataaagcaaggaattcagagtatctttgggactctattgttttccttgcttctctttgggcttattgttccaaggtttttaaggggacccccttaatgtgatacatCTTGATTGGATAGCAGTGTGTACTCCTTAGGGAGAGGATTTTTAGAGTGTTTGCTTGTGTTTCagtgtatttttctttagtttagcTTTCTTTGGcaggaggattcctcatccttcttttgtacttatttttatctatcaataatatttgtgtcgtttccaatcaaaaataGCATGCACCGGAGGAATGGGGTACTGGAAATAGTCTATCAGAAGGCACCTCTATAGGATTGGCAACAGAAGGGGGGACCAAATAAATCAACAGTGGTTAATTTAAGCTCTGGTGTATCATATTATAAGAAACTCAAATAAGCATGCATATGAAGTCGTGTAAGTATAAAATGGTATTATCTGAATGAAAAGAGTTAAAACGTACCAAAAGAGGATTAATTGGAACCCATTCTTCTTTTGGAAGCCACAGTTGCAACGACTCTCTTGTTTCCTCAGGCGATGAAGTTTTCTAGCAAAGCACAAACATATTAGCAAATACTGTAACGCCATTGCTCGAATATAAAAAGGAGATTTTGCCCATATTTTCTTCTCAAAAGAGTTTTTAAGAGGGGGGAGATGATCCAtcgattttcataaaaattgtaTTCATTGAGCATTCTTGGAGACAACTGTAATTTTCGTAGTATTTGAAGGGTCTTCTTACACCTGTTTAAGTTCCATTTAGAAGTCCAAAAATTTACCTCATTcctatttcatttcattttggtGATTTGATTTATGATTCCATACTGTGATAAGAGAGAAAACAAACACCTCCAACCCAAGAGATTCATTCACTAATAATCTACTTCTCGGGGCATAGAAGCAAGGGCACAACTTCGGAAAGTCCAGAATAACACTATTGAGTCATGAAGAACTGATACCAAGAAGTTATTATAACTTGACATGACTTAAATCAGGGGCATTTGCCCATCCCAAGGCCATCCCAAGCAACCCGAGTGTTAGGTTAGAATATAGGTCACCCTAGGGGTAGGATTAGGTGTGATTCATGTATTCAGTTCTTCAAAAAATAGCTATAT
It encodes:
- the LOC117914400 gene encoding protein farnesyltransferase/geranylgeranyltransferase type-1 subunit alpha produces the protein MEWKEEGEKRPLSQRPEWSDVTPVPQDDGPNPVVPIAYKDDFTETMDYFRAVYFADERSLRSLHVTAEAIHMNAGNYTVWHFRRLILEALNADLHEELNFIKKVANGNPKNYQIWHHRRWVAEKLGSDATSKELDFTKKILSLDAKNYHAWSHRQWVLQELGGWEDELAYCKQLLEDDIFNNSAWNQRYFVITKSPFLGGLEAMRESEVNYTVGAIIAKPENESPWRYLRGLYKDDAQSWVNDPQVSSVCLTVLSAKRNTVFALSTLLDLLCHGFQPSQDFINAVDALKTPDLDQSDSNLATAVCSVLGHMDPMRVNYWAWRKNKLPAQTA